A stretch of the Streptomyces sp. NBC_01428 genome encodes the following:
- a CDS encoding aldehyde dehydrogenase family protein — protein sequence MAGQQQAEQTIHVGGEWRAALSGATREILDPADAQPFAVVAEGDEKDTDLAVAAARRAFDEGPWPHTPVADRAALLRRVADLLVRDREELGLLESRDAGKTVEEGRVDIDCVADAFRYFADLVVGEGGGRVVDAGSADIHSVVVHEPVGVCALITPWNYPLLQASWKIAPALAAGNTFVVKPSEITPLTTVALLALLAEAGLPDGVAGIVTGPGHTVGARLAEHPDVDLVSFTGGLVSGTKVAHAAADTVKKVALELGGKNPNVVFADACATEEGFDTAVDQALNAAFIHSGQVCSAGSRLIVEESVRERFVAELARRAGAIRLGRGTEDGVECGPLVSAQQREKTEAYVASALAEGAVLRSGGKRPDPSDVRPATGYFYEPTVLDQCHREMRVVREEVFGPVLTVETFATEDEAVALANDTEYGLAGAVWTADAGRARRVAGRLRHGTVWINDFHPYLPQAEWGGFGKSGVGRELGPAGLAEYRETKHVYQNLAPQPVRWFAG from the coding sequence ATGGCCGGACAGCAGCAGGCAGAACAGACCATCCACGTGGGCGGCGAGTGGCGTGCGGCGCTCTCCGGCGCGACGCGCGAGATCCTCGACCCCGCCGATGCCCAGCCGTTCGCCGTGGTCGCGGAGGGCGACGAGAAGGACACCGACCTCGCGGTGGCCGCCGCCCGCAGGGCCTTCGACGAGGGCCCCTGGCCGCACACCCCGGTCGCCGACCGCGCCGCCCTGCTGCGCCGCGTCGCCGATCTCCTCGTCCGCGACCGCGAGGAACTCGGCCTGCTGGAGAGCCGGGACGCGGGCAAGACCGTGGAGGAGGGGCGCGTCGACATCGACTGTGTCGCCGACGCCTTCCGCTACTTCGCCGACCTCGTCGTGGGCGAGGGTGGCGGACGCGTGGTCGACGCGGGCTCGGCCGACATCCACAGCGTCGTCGTGCACGAACCCGTCGGCGTCTGCGCGCTGATCACCCCCTGGAACTACCCCCTCCTCCAGGCCAGTTGGAAGATCGCCCCGGCGCTCGCCGCGGGCAACACCTTCGTGGTCAAGCCCAGCGAGATCACCCCGCTGACCACCGTCGCCCTGCTCGCCCTGCTCGCCGAGGCGGGCCTGCCCGACGGGGTGGCGGGAATCGTCACCGGCCCCGGCCACACGGTCGGCGCCCGCCTCGCCGAGCACCCCGACGTCGACCTCGTCTCCTTCACCGGCGGCCTGGTCAGCGGCACGAAGGTCGCGCACGCCGCCGCCGACACCGTCAAGAAGGTCGCGCTCGAACTCGGCGGCAAGAACCCCAACGTCGTCTTCGCCGACGCCTGCGCCACCGAGGAGGGCTTCGACACCGCCGTCGACCAGGCCCTCAACGCCGCCTTCATCCACAGCGGCCAGGTCTGCTCGGCGGGCTCGCGCCTCATCGTCGAGGAGTCCGTGCGCGAGCGCTTCGTCGCCGAACTCGCCCGCAGGGCAGGCGCGATCCGGCTCGGCCGCGGCACCGAGGACGGCGTGGAGTGCGGCCCGCTCGTCTCCGCGCAGCAGCGCGAGAAGACGGAGGCGTACGTCGCCTCCGCGCTGGCCGAGGGAGCGGTGCTGCGGTCCGGCGGCAAGCGGCCCGACCCGTCCGACGTCCGGCCCGCCACCGGCTACTTCTACGAGCCGACCGTCCTCGACCAGTGCCACCGCGAGATGCGCGTGGTCCGCGAGGAGGTCTTCGGACCCGTCCTGACCGTGGAGACGTTCGCCACCGAGGACGAGGCCGTCGCCCTCGCCAACGACACCGAGTACGGCCTCGCCGGCGCCGTCTGGACCGCCGACGCCGGCCGCGCGCGCCGTGTCGCCGGCCGACTGCGGCACGGCACGGTCTGGATCAACGACTTCCACCCCTACCTCCCGCAGGCGGAGTGGGGCGGCTTCGGCAAGAGCGGCGTCGGACGCGAACTCGGCCCGGCCGGACTCGCCGAGTACCGCGAGACCAAGCACGTCTACCAGAACCTCGCGCCACAGCCCGTTCGCTGGTTCGCCGGCTGA
- a CDS encoding malate dehydrogenase, with protein sequence MTRTPVNVTVTGAAGQIGYALLFRIASGQLLGADVPVKLRLLEITPALKAAEGTAMELDDCAFPLLQGIDITDDPNVAFDGTNVGLLVGARPRTKGMERGDLLSANGGIFKPQGKAINDNAADDVKILVVGNPANTNALIAQAAAPDVPAERFTAMTRLDHNRALTQLAKKTGSTVADIQRLTIWGNHSATQYPDIFHATVGGKNAAEVVNDEKWLAEDFIPTVAKRGAAIIEARGASSAASAANAAIDHVYTWVNGTADGDWTSMGIPSDGSYGVPEGLISSFPVTTKDGRYEIVQGLDINEFSRARIDASVKELEEEREAVRGLGLI encoded by the coding sequence ATGACCCGCACTCCCGTGAACGTCACCGTCACCGGCGCGGCCGGCCAGATCGGTTACGCCCTGCTCTTCCGCATCGCCTCCGGCCAGCTGCTCGGCGCGGACGTGCCGGTCAAGCTGCGCCTCCTGGAGATCACGCCGGCGCTGAAGGCCGCCGAGGGCACCGCCATGGAGCTCGACGACTGCGCCTTCCCGCTCCTCCAGGGCATCGACATCACGGACGACCCGAACGTCGCCTTCGACGGCACCAACGTCGGCCTCCTCGTCGGCGCCCGCCCCCGTACCAAGGGCATGGAGCGCGGCGACCTGCTCTCCGCCAACGGCGGCATCTTCAAGCCGCAGGGCAAGGCCATCAACGACAACGCCGCGGACGACGTCAAGATCCTGGTCGTCGGCAACCCGGCGAACACGAACGCGCTCATCGCGCAGGCCGCCGCCCCGGACGTACCCGCCGAGCGCTTCACGGCGATGACGCGTCTGGACCACAACCGCGCGCTGACCCAGCTCGCGAAGAAGACCGGCAGCACGGTCGCCGACATCCAGCGTCTGACGATCTGGGGCAACCACTCCGCCACGCAGTACCCCGACATCTTCCACGCCACGGTGGGCGGCAAGAACGCGGCCGAGGTCGTCAACGACGAGAAGTGGCTCGCCGAGGACTTCATCCCGACCGTCGCCAAGCGTGGCGCCGCGATCATCGAGGCCCGTGGCGCGTCCTCGGCCGCCTCCGCCGCCAACGCCGCCATCGACCACGTGTACACCTGGGTCAACGGCACGGCGGACGGCGACTGGACCTCCATGGGTATCCCGTCGGACGGTTCGTACGGCGTGCCGGAGGGCCTCATCTCGTCCTTCCCCGTCACCACGAAGGACGGCCGCTACGAGATCGTCCAGGGCCTGGACATCAACGAGTTCTCCCGCGCCCGCATCGACGCCTCCGTCAAGGAGCTCGAGGAGGAGCGCGAGGCGGTCCGCGGTCTCGGCCTGATCTGA
- a CDS encoding helix-turn-helix domain-containing protein, producing the protein MPRWKGLPDELDPQVKEFAGQLRRLVDRSGLSIAAVADRTGYSKTSWERYLNGRLLAPKGAIVALSEVTGASPVHLTTMWELAERAWSRSEMRHDMTMEAIRISQARAALGEFGPAAGAKGGAASGGGGRQATAGRRAGSATATPGIAGPAGVSPTIPPKATPSTTPSVSPSVPLQPTGRDGGEPSYGGTSSSRPGSGSGSRSGGGAGPGGGGWGVVAPPRGGATTGAPGEPGTDAAAGEPSPQDARPVGAGEDRARRKRRLVMFLAGVVGALVVVAVAVYLTGGGDKKEAGGTRKSPAVSASTQPDLPPGVKCAGAPCTGKDPENMGCGGELATTTTSVTVGTTLVEVRYSRTCGAAWARITRAAPGDRVDVSSGTAARQTGAVDADTDAYTPMVAVKDAGDARACATLKAGQKGCTK; encoded by the coding sequence ATGCCTCGTTGGAAAGGCCTGCCGGACGAACTCGATCCGCAGGTCAAGGAGTTCGCCGGACAACTGCGACGGCTCGTCGACCGGAGCGGGTTGAGCATCGCCGCCGTGGCCGACCGCACGGGCTACAGCAAGACGTCCTGGGAGCGCTATCTGAACGGGCGGCTGCTCGCGCCCAAGGGAGCGATCGTCGCGCTCTCCGAGGTGACCGGGGCGAGCCCCGTCCACCTCACGACCATGTGGGAGCTGGCCGAGCGCGCCTGGAGCCGCTCCGAGATGCGGCACGACATGACGATGGAGGCGATCCGGATATCCCAGGCGCGCGCCGCGCTCGGGGAGTTCGGGCCGGCGGCCGGTGCCAAGGGAGGCGCCGCGAGCGGGGGCGGCGGGCGGCAGGCCACGGCCGGCCGACGGGCCGGCAGCGCGACCGCGACGCCGGGGATCGCCGGGCCGGCGGGGGTCTCACCCACGATTCCGCCGAAGGCGACACCCTCGACGACGCCCTCGGTGTCGCCGTCCGTGCCGCTCCAGCCGACCGGACGGGACGGGGGCGAACCGTCGTACGGGGGGACGTCGTCGTCCCGGCCGGGCTCGGGCTCGGGCTCACGTTCGGGAGGTGGAGCGGGACCCGGTGGTGGCGGCTGGGGGGTTGTCGCGCCGCCGCGCGGCGGCGCGACAACCGGTGCGCCCGGTGAGCCCGGGACGGACGCGGCGGCCGGGGAGCCGTCGCCGCAGGACGCGCGGCCCGTGGGGGCGGGGGAGGACCGCGCGCGGCGCAAGCGGCGGCTGGTGATGTTCCTCGCGGGGGTCGTGGGGGCCCTGGTGGTCGTCGCCGTGGCCGTGTACCTCACCGGCGGCGGGGACAAGAAGGAAGCCGGCGGTACCCGGAAGTCGCCGGCGGTGTCCGCGAGCACCCAGCCCGATCTGCCGCCCGGCGTGAAGTGCGCCGGGGCCCCGTGCACCGGCAAGGACCCGGAGAACATGGGCTGCGGCGGTGAGTTGGCCACGACCACCACCAGCGTGACGGTGGGCACCACGCTGGTGGAGGTGCGCTACAGCAGGACGTGCGGGGCCGCTTGGGCGCGGATCACGCGGGCGGCGCCGGGGGACCGGGTCGACGTGTCGTCCGGGACCGCGGCGCGGCAGACGGGGGCGGTCGACGCGGACACGGACGCGTACACGCCGATGGTCGCGGTCAAGGACGCGGGGGACGCGCGGGCCTGCGCGACGCTGAAGGCCGGGCAGAAGGGCTGCACGAAGTAG
- a CDS encoding RDD family protein — translation MSFGAPDNPYGQPQNPPPGYGHPQQGQPPYPQQGQPPYPQAPGGVPQQGYGYPQQGQPGYGYPDPNQAGYGYPQGQPGYGYPAGPGPRVASMGRRFGARAIDGAAFFVIYVVLGFAGVAGSVGAAKDCDPNAVDYQTCMDNAGSDIAAKFGAVIGILAVVGLLYEWLMTGLVGGTLGKLAVGIRVVKADTGQKPGLGASFIRWIIPLVGGIVCGIGQLVVYLSPFWDKSGRQQGWHDKAASTMVIQH, via the coding sequence ATGTCTTTCGGCGCGCCGGACAACCCGTACGGACAGCCGCAGAACCCACCGCCGGGCTACGGCCATCCGCAGCAGGGACAGCCGCCCTACCCGCAGCAGGGTCAGCCCCCCTACCCGCAGGCACCGGGCGGCGTTCCGCAGCAGGGTTACGGCTACCCGCAGCAGGGCCAGCCCGGATACGGCTACCCCGACCCGAACCAGGCCGGTTACGGCTACCCGCAGGGCCAGCCCGGCTACGGCTATCCGGCAGGACCCGGCCCGCGGGTCGCGTCGATGGGACGCCGGTTCGGCGCCCGCGCGATCGACGGCGCCGCCTTCTTCGTCATCTACGTGGTCCTCGGCTTCGCCGGCGTGGCCGGATCCGTCGGTGCCGCGAAGGACTGCGACCCGAACGCCGTGGACTACCAGACCTGCATGGACAACGCGGGTTCCGACATCGCCGCCAAGTTCGGTGCCGTGATCGGCATCCTCGCCGTCGTGGGCCTGCTCTACGAGTGGCTGATGACCGGTCTGGTCGGCGGCACCCTCGGCAAACTCGCCGTCGGCATACGCGTGGTGAAGGCCGACACCGGCCAGAAGCCCGGCCTGGGCGCCTCGTTCATCCGCTGGATCATCCCGCTCGTCGGCGGCATCGTCTGCGGCATCGGCCAGCTCGTGGTCTACCTGTCGCCGTTCTGGGACAAGTCGGGCCGCCAGCAGGGCTGGCACGACAAGGCCGCGAGCACGATGGTCATCCAGCACT
- a CDS encoding DUF3017 domain-containing protein has protein sequence MTVDESAAEPDAAAEPDVDVDADADADADMTVRDAVSAPDADGRPRRTTRRFPLFTRDTARPEGGGRAAPGDAPAPARQWPILTVLAAVGLGLLLTALDVFRAGTILIGAALIAGAVMRWILPSVGMLAVRSRFTDMVTYGVLGVVIVLLALMAQPNPVLVIPFLDDTLHFTVR, from the coding sequence GTGACGGTCGACGAGTCCGCCGCCGAGCCCGACGCCGCCGCCGAGCCTGATGTCGATGTCGATGCCGACGCCGACGCCGACGCCGATATGACGGTGCGGGACGCCGTCAGTGCTCCTGACGCCGACGGCAGGCCGCGCCGCACCACGCGGCGCTTCCCGCTGTTCACCCGGGACACCGCGCGACCCGAGGGCGGTGGCCGGGCCGCGCCCGGTGACGCCCCGGCCCCCGCGCGCCAGTGGCCGATCCTCACCGTTCTGGCGGCGGTCGGCCTCGGCCTGCTGCTCACCGCGCTCGACGTGTTCCGGGCCGGCACGATCCTGATCGGCGCCGCGCTCATCGCGGGTGCCGTGATGCGCTGGATCCTGCCGAGCGTGGGCATGCTCGCGGTCCGGTCCCGGTTCACGGACATGGTCACGTACGGCGTCCTCGGCGTCGTCATCGTGCTGCTGGCGCTCATGGCCCAGCCGAACCCCGTGCTCGTGATCCCGTTCCTCGACGACACCCTGCACTTCACGGTCCGCTGA
- a CDS encoding response regulator, which produces MTTVLVVDDQYLIRAGLVGLLNAAPGVEVVGEAEDGDEAVRLAAATRPDVILMDIRMPGTNGILATERILAEAADPAPRILVLTTFDLDEYVYGALRAGASGFLLKDSGPERLLAAVAAVGGGDALFAPSVTRRLVEAFARQAGPVPDAEAPPDLAALTSREVEVLKLIAGGLSNLEIADRLYISEATVKTHLNRTMTKLALDSRAQAVVVAYETGLVTPGR; this is translated from the coding sequence ATGACGACAGTGCTCGTCGTCGACGACCAGTACCTGATCCGGGCCGGTCTCGTCGGGCTCCTGAACGCCGCGCCCGGTGTGGAGGTCGTCGGTGAGGCGGAGGACGGCGACGAAGCGGTACGCCTCGCCGCCGCGACCCGGCCCGACGTGATCCTCATGGACATCCGGATGCCCGGGACGAACGGCATCCTGGCCACCGAACGCATCCTCGCCGAGGCCGCCGACCCCGCTCCCCGCATCCTCGTCCTGACCACCTTCGACCTCGACGAGTACGTGTACGGGGCGCTGCGGGCCGGCGCGTCCGGGTTCCTGCTGAAGGACTCGGGGCCCGAGCGGCTGCTCGCCGCGGTGGCCGCGGTCGGCGGCGGCGACGCGCTCTTCGCGCCCAGCGTCACCCGCCGCCTCGTGGAGGCCTTCGCCCGCCAGGCCGGTCCCGTCCCGGACGCGGAGGCGCCGCCCGACCTCGCCGCGCTGACCTCCCGCGAGGTCGAGGTCCTCAAGCTCATCGCCGGCGGCCTGTCCAACCTGGAGATCGCCGACCGCCTGTACATCAGCGAGGCGACGGTCAAGACCCACCTCAACCGGACGATGACCAAACTCGCGCTGGACAGCCGGGCCCAGGCGGTCGTCGTCGCCTACGAGACGGGACTCGTCACGCCGGGCCGGTGA
- a CDS encoding bifunctional methylenetetrahydrofolate dehydrogenase/methenyltetrahydrofolate cyclohydrolase, whose amino-acid sequence MTAQILDGKATAAAIKSDLTVRVAALKEKGVTPGLGTVLVGDDPGSQKYVAGKHRDCAQVGIASIQRELPATATQEEIEAVVRELNEDPACTGYIVQLPLPKGIDENRILELMDPDKDADGLHPMNLGRLVLNEPAPLPCTPNGVLTLLRRYGVEIKGAEVVVVGRGVTIGRPMPLLLTRRSENATVTQCHTGTRDLSAHLKRADIIVAAAGSAHLIRAEDVKPGAAVLDVGVSRSAEGKIVGDVHPDVAEVAAWISPNPGGVGPMTRAQLLVNVVEAAERSVG is encoded by the coding sequence ATGACCGCCCAGATTCTCGATGGCAAGGCCACCGCAGCCGCGATCAAGTCCGACCTGACCGTCCGCGTGGCGGCCCTGAAGGAGAAGGGCGTCACGCCCGGCCTCGGGACGGTCCTGGTCGGCGACGACCCCGGCAGCCAGAAGTACGTCGCGGGCAAGCACCGCGACTGCGCCCAGGTCGGTATCGCCTCCATCCAGCGCGAACTGCCCGCGACCGCCACCCAGGAGGAGATCGAGGCGGTGGTCCGCGAGCTGAACGAGGACCCCGCCTGCACCGGCTACATCGTCCAGCTGCCGCTCCCCAAGGGCATCGACGAGAACCGCATTCTGGAACTGATGGACCCCGACAAGGACGCGGACGGCCTCCACCCGATGAACCTCGGGCGCCTCGTCCTCAACGAGCCGGCCCCGCTGCCCTGCACCCCGAACGGCGTCCTCACGCTCCTGCGCCGCTACGGCGTGGAGATCAAGGGCGCCGAGGTGGTGGTCGTCGGCCGCGGCGTGACCATCGGGCGTCCGATGCCGCTGCTGCTGACGCGGCGCAGCGAGAACGCCACGGTCACCCAGTGCCACACCGGCACCCGTGACCTCTCCGCCCACCTCAAGCGCGCCGACATCATCGTCGCCGCCGCCGGGTCCGCGCATCTCATCCGGGCCGAGGACGTGAAGCCGGGCGCCGCCGTCCTCGACGTCGGTGTCTCGCGCAGCGCCGAGGGCAAGATCGTCGGGGACGTCCACCCGGACGTCGCCGAGGTCGCCGCGTGGATCTCCCCGAACCCGGGCGGCGTCGGCCCGATGACCCGCGCCCAGCTGCTCGTCAACGTGGTGGAAGCGGCGGAGCGCAGTGTCGGCTGA
- a CDS encoding siderophore-interacting protein, whose protein sequence is MPALLTRVLDRLMLQGRVTEAEPVAARMRRLRVEGPALTGLDPRPGQQVRVLVEGTLTRRTYSVWRYDPAGAVELCVLDHEGAGPGARWGRSVRTGDTVRFGGPEGSFVLRPDATRHVFVGDETASVAFGSMLAALPASADVSGCLETRTPEDRLPLPHADRLGWTLRGTGSLADAVRGLNPPPGGVAYVAGEARTVQSVKRILVQESGWDRRTVVTKPFWAPGKRGLE, encoded by the coding sequence ATGCCCGCGCTGCTCACACGCGTCCTCGACCGGCTGATGCTCCAGGGCAGGGTCACCGAGGCCGAACCGGTGGCCGCGCGCATGCGGCGTCTGCGCGTCGAGGGCCCCGCCCTGACCGGCCTCGATCCACGTCCGGGACAACAGGTGCGGGTCCTGGTGGAGGGCACGCTGACCCGGCGGACGTACTCGGTCTGGCGCTACGACCCCGCCGGCGCCGTCGAGTTGTGCGTGCTGGACCACGAGGGCGCGGGGCCCGGGGCCCGTTGGGGACGGAGCGTGCGCACCGGGGACACGGTCCGATTCGGCGGGCCCGAGGGGTCGTTCGTGCTGCGTCCGGACGCGACGCGCCATGTGTTCGTCGGGGACGAGACGGCGTCGGTCGCGTTCGGTTCGATGCTGGCGGCGCTGCCCGCGTCGGCGGACGTCTCGGGCTGCCTGGAGACGCGGACCCCCGAGGACAGGCTCCCGCTCCCGCACGCGGACCGCCTCGGCTGGACGCTGCGCGGCACCGGCTCCCTCGCCGACGCGGTACGGGGGCTGAACCCGCCGCCGGGCGGCGTCGCGTACGTCGCGGGCGAGGCCCGGACCGTGCAGAGCGTGAAGCGGATCCTCGTCCAGGAATCCGGCTGGGACCGGCGCACGGTGGTGACGAAGCCGTTCTGGGCGCCGGGGAAGCGGGGGCTGGAGTAG
- a CDS encoding sensor histidine kinase: protein MRFRPPRPLAVDTLTALAMVCVAVLLGQESAAQGWPGLDRTAYVLVVLAHLPVALRGRAPLVVLAAVETASVVYISAGYWPVVSTFGPMLALYTVASVRQARTTAVCAGVFVAVWVYAGIVSDSDAMASVVAQALVFSAVLWRFGYLARRAAELARELRAEQAERSRREVAEERGRMARELHDVVAHHMSVVSVQAGLARFVFDSDPATARAALGTIGDASGDALEELRRMLQVLREEDLRDPDRGPEAPMPGLARLGDLVERVRAGGVPVELRVEGTPRPLAPGVELCAYRVVQESLTNILKHAHRAAAVVELRYGEHEMTVVITDDGEGVIPDRLPLGGGHGLIGMRERAKLYGGTISIGPRSEGGFAVRLTLPTTARAARRGDETTA, encoded by the coding sequence ATGCGCTTCCGGCCGCCCCGCCCGCTCGCCGTCGACACGCTGACAGCTCTCGCCATGGTGTGCGTGGCCGTACTCCTCGGCCAGGAGTCGGCGGCCCAGGGCTGGCCCGGACTCGACCGCACCGCCTACGTCCTGGTGGTCCTCGCGCATCTCCCGGTGGCCCTGCGCGGCAGGGCGCCGCTCGTGGTGCTCGCGGCCGTGGAGACCGCGAGCGTCGTGTACATCTCCGCCGGCTACTGGCCGGTGGTGAGCACGTTCGGCCCGATGCTCGCCCTCTACACGGTGGCCTCGGTGCGCCAGGCCCGCACCACGGCCGTGTGCGCGGGCGTGTTCGTGGCCGTGTGGGTCTACGCCGGGATCGTGAGCGACAGCGACGCCATGGCCTCCGTGGTGGCCCAGGCGCTGGTCTTCTCGGCCGTCCTGTGGCGCTTCGGCTACCTGGCCCGGCGCGCCGCCGAACTCGCCCGGGAACTCCGCGCCGAACAGGCCGAGCGGTCCCGCCGCGAGGTCGCCGAGGAACGCGGGCGCATGGCACGGGAACTGCACGACGTCGTCGCCCACCACATGTCCGTGGTCTCCGTACAGGCGGGACTCGCCCGCTTCGTCTTCGACTCCGATCCGGCCACCGCCCGCGCGGCCCTCGGCACCATCGGCGACGCCAGCGGTGACGCCCTGGAGGAACTGCGGCGCATGCTCCAGGTGTTGCGCGAGGAGGACCTGCGCGATCCGGACCGCGGGCCCGAGGCACCCATGCCGGGACTCGCGCGCCTCGGCGACCTCGTCGAGCGGGTGCGCGCCGGGGGAGTCCCCGTCGAACTGCGCGTCGAGGGCACCCCGCGTCCGCTCGCCCCGGGCGTCGAACTCTGCGCGTACCGCGTCGTGCAGGAGTCCCTCACCAACATCCTCAAGCACGCCCACCGGGCGGCGGCGGTGGTGGAACTCCGTTACGGGGAGCACGAGATGACCGTCGTGATCACGGATGACGGAGAGGGGGTGATTCCGGACAGACTGCCGCTCGGCGGCGGACACGGCTTGATTGGTATGCGCGAGCGGGCCAAGCTCTACGGCGGGACGATCAGTATCGGCCCGCGGAGCGAGGGGGGATTCGCCGTGCGGCTGACCCTGCCCACCACCGCGCGGGCCGCACGGCGGGGGGACGAGACCACGGCATGA